The Opisthocomus hoazin isolate bOpiHoa1 chromosome 32, bOpiHoa1.hap1, whole genome shotgun sequence genome includes a window with the following:
- the LOC142365158 gene encoding uncharacterized protein LOC142365158, whose amino-acid sequence MYKTLSDDIALTDEGMAPPQQIFFPPEKICLSWQRRQGPGAGLHNMGNTCFVNSVLQCLTYTAPLANYLLSQEHSRSCRQLGFCMMCRMEAHVNRVLHSSGSAIHPWVITRVITRLGQHFQLGRPADAREFLRCAVGAMQRACLRESSNLDISSQSTTVIHQIFGVFLRSRAAKLFPTPTRPSWMLLWISKCDKMVAASKGFTIHRPPKVLTVCLRRCDTFTGKKITKAVEYPEYLDLRPYMSQTAGEPLLYSLYAVLLHTGGSCHAGHYFCYTKASNGQWYLMNDTSVVVCDIKEVLRQQAYLLFYVRHSDGRTGERTSSSPAPSHAQAFLSQRAASREPVGPVGPQCLPLQTKDMAVGMEDSPEDSSSSAPASPSQLTWAGAWEVSAGWPCPVWPGSLSIASRVGSCLHHSSCGCARLVSRRTAVFSVCSQPCDHMLHTGTKDSSTEEHGCIPAAHGQRSGARERARSRSPQWGQDLRSWLVDTTDYEHARERWRTAPPHCVHAARDEAAAGPSDSRSHSALAPSAALEQTLLRQRERSRSPRQGCDLRSEFMDAMEYDPSAGRRRRRRRKRRRRRRVLVPWRLEPGKHSGHCDRLAAEQPQQLPVTQEPAGRSCSQTLLYSFISKEPRRHWAAPRGSHQLRWQDSVKDDPLQQEQDEDSDVQEGEEQKKSPGGQERGQGRAGAKSYCNISSQRSRKLPLDRWHGHPAAYGRAPATFGPGQLTSAKKASPASLMPAAPPAGQGSPGTCLGVCELADVVGLRPAASSPLGSVPPCTLGTAQTLPSPRPTKGLSVL is encoded by the exons ATGTACAAGACTTTGAGTGATGACATTGCTC TCACTGACGAGGGAATGGCTCCACCACAACAGATCTTCTTTCCCCCGGAGAAGATTTGCCTGAGCTGGCAGCGAAGGCAGGGGCCTGGAGCAGGACTCCACAACATGGGCAATACGTGCTTCGTCAACTCTGTCCTGCAGTGCCTGACGTACACAGCCCCGCTGGCCAACTACCTGCTCTCTCAGGAGCACAGCCGGTCAT GTCGCCAGCTAGGCTTCTGCATGATGTGCAGAATGGAAGCGCACGTGAACAGGGTCCTGCATTCCTCGGGCAGTGCCATCCACCCTTGGGTTATCACCAGGGTCATCACAC gaCTCGGACAACATTTCCAGCTTGGCAGGCCGGCAGACGCCCGCGAGTTCTTGCGCTGTGCTGTTGGTGCCATGCAGAGAGCTTGTCTGCGTGAAAGCAGCAA CTTGGACATCTCCTCCCAATCAACTACTGTCATCCATCAAATATTTGGGGTCTTCCTGAGATCCAGAG CTGCAAAGCTATTTCCGACTCCTACGAGGCCTTCCTGGATGTTGCTTTGGATATCAAA GTGTGACAAGATGGTTGCCGCCTCCAAGGGGTTTACGATCCATCGCCCGCCCAAGGTTCTCACGGTCTGTCTGAGGAGGTGTGACACTTTCACCGGCAAGAAGATTACCAAG GCTGTGGAATATCCCGAGTACTTGGATCTTCGCCCATACATGtctcagacagctggagaacctctgctctacTCCTTATATGCTGTGCTACTGCATACTGGTGGCAGCTGTCATGCAggacactatttctgctacaCAAAG gccagcaatgGGCAGTGGTACCTGATGAACGACACGTCTGTGGTTGTTTGTGACATCAAGGAAGTTCTGaggcagcaagcttatctgctgttttatgtcAG gcacTCTGATgggagaactggagaaaggaccTCTTCCTCACCGGCACCATCACatgcccaggctttcctcagtCAGCGGGCAGCCAGCAGGGAGCCGGTGGGTCCTGTGGGACCACAGTGTCTGCCTCTTCAGACTAAG GACATGGCGGTGGGCATGGAGGactctccagaggacagcagctcctctgcaccagccagccccagccagctcacctgGGCTGGAGCTTgggaggtgtctgcaggctggcCATGCCCCGTCTGgccaggcagcctcagcatcgCCTCCAGAGTGGGCTCGTGCTTGCATCACTCCTCCTGTGGCTGTGCAAGGCTGGTGTCCAGAAGGACAGCTGTGTTCTCGGTCTGCAGTCAGCCATGCGACCACATGCTGCACACCGGGACAAaggacagcagcacagaggagcacgGATGCATCCCTGCTGCCCACGGCCAGAGGagcggtgccagggagagggcccgGAGCAGATCCCCGCAGTGGGGCCAGGATCTCCGCAGCTGGCTCGTGGACACCACAGACTACGAGCACGCAAGAGAGAGGTGGAGAACTGCTCCTCCACATTGTGTCCACGCTGCCAGGGATGAGGCAGCTGCAGGGCCCTCCGATAGCAGGTCCCACTCTGCTCTTGCACCCagcgctgctttggagcaaaccctgctgaggcagagagagCGGAGCAGATCCCCGCGGCAGGGCTGTGATCTCCGCAGCGAGTTTATGGACGCCATGGAGTACGACCCCtcagcggggaggaggaggaggaggaggaggaagaggaggaggaggaggagggttttagTGCCCTGGAGATTAGAGCCGGGCAAACACTCAGGGCACTGTG ATCGCTTGGCCGCTgaacaacctcagcagctccctgtgacacaggagcctgcaggcaggtccTGCTCT CAAACCCTCTTGTACAG ttttatttcaaaagaacCGAGACGTCATTGGGCAGCTCCCAGAGGCAGCCACCAGCTTCGGTGGCAGGACTCAGTAAAGGATGACCCTCTTCAGCAGGAGCAGGATGAGGACAGCGATGTGCAGGAAGGCGAGGAACAGAAGAAGTCtcctgggggacaggagagggGTCAAGGCAGAGCAGGGGCCAAGAGCTACTGCAACATTTCATCCCAGAGAAGTCGAAAGCTGCCCTTGGACCGCTGGCACGGGCATCCTGCTGCCTATGGAAGAGCCCCGGCAACCTTCGGCCCAGGGCAGCTGACCTCAGCCAAGAAggcatctcctgcctccttgatgccagctgctcctcctgcagGCCAGGGCTCACCAGGGACATGTCTTGGGGTGTGTGAGCTGGCCGACGTTGTGGGGCTCAGACCCGCTGCCTCGTCCCCGCTGGGATCGGTGCCCCCGTGTACCCTGGGCACAGCGCAGACCCTTCCCTCCCCAAGGCCCACCAAGGGCTTGTCTGTCCTATGA